A single region of the Hyphomicrobiales bacterium genome encodes:
- a CDS encoding Formylglycine-generating enzyme: MSKLSRGQRQAAVKPPVPDVPMIWIEGGTFRMGSDHHYAEERPAHSVTVDGFFIDETPVTNAQFRAFVEATGYVTFAEIRPDPKDYPGALPEMLKAGSLVFTPPDHPVDLRDWSQWWRFRFRANWRKPYGPGSSINGLDDHPVVHVAYRDAEAYAKWVGKELPTEAEWEFAARGGLDGAEFAWGDQFNPGEREMANTWQGQFPFENLATDGFERTSPVRNFPPNGYGLYDMIGNVWEWTADWWSSRHPDDAPKACCVPLNPRGGAREASFDPRQPHIVIPRKVLKGGSHLCAPNYCRRYRPAARHAEPVDTSTSHVGFRCLRRAPSP, translated from the coding sequence GTGAGCAAGCTATCCCGTGGGCAGAGGCAGGCAGCGGTGAAGCCACCTGTGCCTGATGTCCCGATGATTTGGATCGAAGGCGGGACCTTCCGCATGGGATCCGACCATCACTATGCGGAGGAGCGTCCGGCGCATAGCGTGACCGTCGACGGCTTCTTCATCGACGAGACGCCCGTCACCAACGCGCAGTTCCGGGCCTTCGTCGAGGCCACGGGATATGTCACCTTCGCCGAGATCCGCCCCGATCCGAAGGATTACCCCGGCGCGCTGCCTGAGATGCTGAAGGCCGGCTCACTCGTCTTCACCCCCCCGGATCACCCCGTCGATCTCCGTGACTGGAGCCAATGGTGGCGCTTCCGCTTCCGCGCCAATTGGCGCAAACCCTACGGACCGGGCAGTTCCATCAACGGCTTGGATGATCATCCTGTCGTCCATGTCGCTTATCGGGATGCGGAAGCCTATGCGAAATGGGTGGGCAAGGAATTGCCCACCGAGGCCGAATGGGAGTTCGCGGCGCGCGGCGGCCTGGACGGCGCGGAATTCGCCTGGGGCGATCAGTTCAATCCCGGCGAGCGCGAGATGGCCAACACCTGGCAGGGCCAATTTCCCTTCGAGAACCTCGCCACCGACGGCTTCGAGCGTACCTCCCCGGTCCGGAATTTTCCGCCGAACGGTTACGGGCTCTACGACATGATCGGCAATGTCTGGGAATGGACCGCTGACTGGTGGTCGAGCCGACATCCCGACGACGCGCCGAAAGCCTGCTGCGTACCGCTCAATCCACGCGGCGGCGCCCGCGAGGCGAGCTTTGATCCTCGGCAGCCGCATATTGTCATTCCACGCAAGGTGTTGAAGGGCGGCTCGCATCTTTGCGCCCCGAACTACTGTCGGCGCTATCGGCCAGCGGCGCGCCATGCCGAACCGGTCGATACATCGACCAGCCATGTGGGTTTTCGATGCCTGCGGCGAGCCCCGTCGCCATGA
- a CDS encoding Haloacid dehalogenase-like hydrolase produces the protein MITTVRSWSRRSLAALGFGLVLALAPVLGVFEPPPAMAQADPLPSWNEGRTKTAILDFVRRVTAEGSADFVPVEERVATFDNDGTLWSEQPMYFQVIFAMDRVKEMAATNPALRDTQPFKAVIDGDRAALAALGEKGLLDIIALTHSGMSVADFDAIVRKWLATARHPRFDRPYTELVFQPMLELLTFLRANGFKTFIVSGGGIEFMRPWVPSTYGIPPEQIVGSSGKTTFKLNDDKPVIEKLPAVEFVDDGPGKPVGINRFIGRRPVFAAGNSDGDLEMLQWTTLNTGARFGLLVHHTDAEREWAYDRNSEVGRLDKALDQAPRRGWTVVDMKNDWKVIYPFQK, from the coding sequence ATGATCACGACAGTCCGGAGTTGGAGCAGGCGCAGTCTGGCGGCACTCGGCTTTGGTCTCGTTCTCGCGCTCGCCCCGGTCCTGGGCGTTTTCGAGCCACCGCCGGCTATGGCCCAGGCCGACCCTCTGCCTTCCTGGAATGAGGGCCGGACCAAAACCGCGATCCTCGATTTCGTCCGCCGGGTGACGGCCGAGGGGAGTGCGGACTTCGTACCCGTCGAGGAGCGCGTCGCGACCTTCGACAATGATGGCACCCTATGGTCCGAACAGCCCATGTATTTCCAGGTCATCTTCGCCATGGATCGGGTGAAGGAGATGGCTGCCACGAATCCGGCACTGCGTGACACGCAGCCGTTCAAGGCGGTGATTGACGGGGATCGCGCCGCTCTCGCCGCCCTGGGCGAGAAGGGCCTCCTTGATATCATCGCGCTGACCCATTCGGGCATGTCGGTCGCGGACTTCGACGCAATCGTCCGTAAATGGCTGGCCACGGCCCGCCATCCGAGGTTCGACCGGCCCTATACCGAGCTTGTATTTCAGCCCATGCTGGAACTCCTGACTTTTCTCCGGGCCAATGGCTTCAAGACTTTTATCGTGTCCGGCGGAGGCATCGAGTTCATGCGGCCGTGGGTGCCATCGACCTATGGGATTCCGCCGGAACAGATCGTCGGCTCCAGTGGCAAGACGACATTCAAGTTGAACGACGACAAGCCGGTCATTGAGAAGCTGCCGGCGGTCGAGTTTGTCGACGATGGGCCTGGCAAGCCGGTCGGCATTAATCGCTTCATCGGCCGGCGCCCCGTCTTTGCCGCCGGCAATTCCGACGGGGATCTCGAAATGCTGCAGTGGACCACGCTCAATACCGGAGCCCGTTTCGGATTGCTCGTCCATCACACGGATGCCGAGCGTGAATGGGCCTATGATCGCAATTCCGAGGTCGGTCGTCTCGACAAGGCGCTTGACCAGGCTCCCCGGCGCGGCTGGACAGTGGTCGATATGAAGAACGACTGGAAGGTCATCTATCCATTCCAGAAATGA
- a CDS encoding MoxR-like ATPase in aerotolerance operon — protein MTPREAVLELQKRVNASVIGQERVVERLVIALLANGNVLIEGLPGLAKTRAIKSLSQALESEFSRIQFTPDLLPSDVTGGEIYRTDPDGTGRFEFRKGPIFGNLVLADEINRAPAKVQSALLEAMEERQVTVSGTRYAMPDLFMVLATQNPIEQEGTYPLPEAQMDRFLMHVRIDYPSDADEAKVLRLVREEQAGTGEAPPPKLPQDAIFGARREIDAVKTVDAIENYMVALIAATRRPSEYSDKLKDWIAIGASPRGTLALDRSSRVRAWLEGRDYVVPEDVQAIVHDCLRHRISLSYEASADGVRGDDVIDELVRQVAVAV, from the coding sequence ATGACGCCTCGCGAAGCTGTCCTGGAGCTCCAAAAACGTGTGAATGCCTCCGTGATCGGCCAGGAGCGCGTCGTCGAGCGGCTTGTCATCGCGCTTCTCGCCAACGGGAACGTGCTGATCGAGGGCCTGCCGGGCCTTGCCAAGACGCGGGCCATCAAGAGCCTCTCGCAGGCGCTCGAATCCGAATTCAGCCGGATCCAGTTCACGCCGGACCTCCTGCCGTCCGACGTGACGGGCGGAGAGATCTATCGCACCGACCCTGACGGGACAGGCCGCTTCGAATTTCGCAAGGGCCCGATCTTCGGCAATCTCGTATTGGCCGACGAGATCAACCGCGCGCCTGCCAAAGTCCAGTCGGCTCTTCTCGAGGCGATGGAGGAGCGGCAGGTCACCGTCTCCGGCACACGCTATGCGATGCCGGATCTCTTCATGGTGCTGGCAACGCAGAACCCCATTGAGCAGGAGGGCACCTATCCCTTGCCCGAGGCCCAGATGGACCGCTTCCTCATGCATGTGCGGATCGATTATCCAAGCGATGCGGACGAGGCCAAGGTCTTGCGGCTGGTGCGGGAGGAGCAGGCCGGAACCGGCGAGGCTCCGCCGCCGAAGCTCCCCCAGGATGCCATCTTTGGCGCGCGCAGGGAGATCGATGCCGTCAAGACCGTGGATGCGATCGAGAACTACATGGTCGCACTGATCGCCGCGACGCGCCGGCCGAGCGAATACAGCGACAAGCTCAAGGATTGGATCGCGATTGGTGCGAGCCCGCGCGGCACGCTCGCCCTGGACCGGTCTTCGCGTGTCCGCGCCTGGCTGGAGGGGCGGGACTATGTGGTGCCGGAGGATGTCCAGGCGATCGTGCACGACTGCCTGCGCCACCGCATTTCCCTCAGCTACGAGGCGAGCGCCGATGGGGTGCGCGGGGATGATGTGATCGACGAACTGGTGAGACAGGTCGCGGTCGCCGTATAG
- a CDS encoding MoxR protein — MIGKARMDEARVYVTLGGLLRLRHHAKGFSFLPRQPVYSLLAGRHASRLRGRGLDFEELRHYAEGDDTRTIDWSATARLGSPYVRIFTEERDRSVLLLVDQRLSMFFGSRCAMKSVIAAEAAALAAWRVTVLGDRIGAIIFSENGIEEIRPQGRNAGVMRILGPLVRFNNALAAKDERPSDPGLLNQALRRAAGVAKHDGLVCLITDAAGADAETVKLVTGLTAHNDVLMIFVSDPLESTLPAIGRAVVAEGPEQIEVNTTAAGLRRRFSDDFADRRDQIEHFSRRRAIPVLTLSTAADVSSQLREQLGRRLAPGRRAGGRTRP, encoded by the coding sequence ATGATCGGGAAGGCCCGCATGGACGAGGCCCGGGTCTATGTCACGCTCGGTGGGCTGCTGCGCCTGCGCCACCATGCCAAGGGCTTCAGCTTCCTGCCGCGCCAGCCCGTCTACAGCCTTCTTGCGGGTCGGCACGCCTCGCGCCTGCGTGGACGCGGCCTCGATTTCGAGGAACTGCGCCACTATGCGGAAGGCGACGACACACGCACCATCGACTGGTCCGCAACGGCGCGGCTTGGTAGCCCCTATGTGCGGATCTTCACCGAGGAGAGAGACCGCAGCGTTCTCCTGCTGGTGGATCAGAGACTATCCATGTTCTTTGGTTCACGATGCGCGATGAAATCGGTCATCGCGGCAGAGGCGGCTGCACTGGCGGCTTGGCGTGTCACCGTGCTCGGCGACCGGATCGGGGCGATCATCTTCTCCGAGAACGGGATCGAAGAGATCCGTCCGCAGGGCCGGAATGCGGGCGTGATGCGCATTCTCGGGCCGCTCGTTCGCTTTAACAATGCGCTGGCCGCCAAGGACGAGCGGCCGTCCGACCCTGGCCTTCTCAATCAGGCATTGAGGCGGGCCGCTGGCGTGGCGAAGCACGATGGTCTGGTCTGCCTGATCACCGACGCGGCGGGCGCGGATGCCGAAACGGTGAAGCTCGTCACCGGATTGACCGCCCACAACGATGTGCTGATGATCTTCGTGTCCGACCCGCTTGAGAGCACGTTGCCGGCGATTGGCCGTGCGGTCGTGGCCGAGGGACCTGAGCAGATCGAGGTCAATACCACCGCGGCCGGACTGAGGAGGCGCTTTTCGGACGATTTCGCGGATCGCCGCGACCAGATCGAGCATTTTTCCCGGCGACGCGCCATTCCCGTGCTGACCCTGTCAACCGCCGCTGATGTGAGCAGCCAGTTGCGCGAGCAACTGGGACGGCGACTGGCTCCGGGACGGCGAGCGGGCGGAAGGACGCGGCCATGA